A part of Micromonospora chersina genomic DNA contains:
- a CDS encoding FAD binding domain-containing protein, which produces MKAAPFDHHAPTSLAEAHDLLARHGPDATLIAGGQSLVPLMALRLARPRVLVDLNGVAGLAGIRDEPDAVTVGALTRQRAVERSPVVAARLPLLAEAVGRIGHPQVRNRGTVGGSLALGHPAAELPAAALALDATVVLAGIGGVEREVAAGDFHTATGGTALRAGEVLTRVRYPVPPAGTGHGFHELGRRARDFALAGAAVVLGRGGDGGCAYARVAVLGGGPAPRRLPGVERALRGGPLDAEAIAEAAAGAAAEAEPVGDVQADAGYRREVLVTLVRRALSDAARRARPTH; this is translated from the coding sequence GTGAAGGCCGCGCCCTTCGACCACCACGCCCCGACCAGCCTCGCCGAGGCCCACGACCTCCTCGCCCGGCACGGCCCGGACGCCACGCTGATCGCCGGTGGACAGAGCCTCGTGCCGCTCATGGCGCTGCGGCTGGCCCGGCCCCGGGTGCTGGTCGACCTCAACGGGGTGGCCGGCCTGGCCGGGATCCGCGACGAGCCGGACGCCGTGACCGTCGGCGCGCTCACCCGTCAGCGGGCCGTCGAGCGGTCCCCGGTGGTCGCCGCCCGGCTGCCGCTGCTCGCCGAGGCGGTCGGCCGGATCGGTCACCCGCAGGTGCGCAACCGCGGCACCGTGGGGGGCAGCCTGGCGCTCGGGCATCCCGCCGCCGAACTGCCCGCCGCCGCGCTCGCCCTGGACGCCACAGTGGTCCTCGCCGGCATCGGGGGCGTGGAGCGCGAGGTCGCGGCCGGGGACTTCCACACCGCGACGGGCGGCACGGCGCTGCGGGCGGGCGAGGTGCTGACCCGGGTCCGGTACCCCGTGCCGCCGGCCGGCACCGGCCACGGCTTCCACGAGCTGGGCCGCCGTGCGCGGGACTTCGCGCTGGCCGGCGCCGCCGTGGTGCTCGGCCGGGGCGGTGACGGCGGGTGCGCGTACGCCCGGGTGGCGGTGCTGGGCGGCGGCCCGGCGCCGCGTCGCCTGCCCGGCGTGGAGCGGGCGCTGCGCGGCGGACCCCTCGACGCCGAGGCGATCGCGGAGGCCGCGGCCGGCGCCGCCGCCGAGGCCGAGCCGGTCGGCGACGTGCAGGCCGACGCCGGGTACCGCCGCGAGGTGCTGGTGACCCTGGTCCGGCGGGCGCTGTCCGACGCGGCGCGCCGGGCCCGACCGACACACTGA
- a CDS encoding (2Fe-2S)-binding protein produces MESVELLVNGVRREGRVEPRRTLADFLREDLGLTGTHVGCEQGACGACTVLLDGEPVYACLLFAVQARGHEITTVEGLAAPGELDPMQDAFRRCHALQCGFCTPGMLLAAHGLLADDPDPDDAGIRIALAGNICRCTGYQSIVDAVRLAAAERRRSAAPDGAAR; encoded by the coding sequence ATGGAGTCCGTCGAGCTGCTGGTGAACGGGGTACGCCGGGAGGGGCGGGTCGAGCCGCGCCGGACGCTTGCCGACTTCCTCCGCGAGGATCTCGGGCTGACCGGCACGCACGTCGGCTGCGAGCAGGGCGCCTGCGGCGCGTGCACGGTGCTCCTCGACGGCGAGCCGGTCTACGCCTGCCTGCTCTTCGCCGTGCAGGCGCGGGGCCACGAGATCACCACGGTCGAGGGGCTGGCCGCCCCGGGCGAGCTGGATCCCATGCAGGACGCCTTCCGCCGGTGCCACGCCCTCCAGTGCGGTTTCTGCACCCCGGGCATGCTGCTGGCCGCGCACGGGCTGCTCGCCGACGACCCGGACCCGGACGACGCGGGCATCCGGATCGCGCTCGCCGGCAACATCTGCCGCTGCACCGGCTACCAGAGCATCGTGGACGCGGTCCGGCTCGCCGCGGCGGAGCGGCGCCGGTCGGCCGCGCCGGACGGAGCGGCGCGATGA
- a CDS encoding xanthine dehydrogenase family protein molybdopterin-binding subunit yields MSGVPEEGRIGSPARRIEDPRLLTGRGRYVADLTAPHLAHAAFLRSTVPHARITVDASAARTAPGVVAVFTAADLAGTLGPVSFDASIPGMTQLVHTALADDRVRLVGDPVAMVVAESRYLAEDALELIEVRYDELPPVPDVATALDPAAPALYDVAPGNVPYHDTARYGDVDGAFRRADRVIGRTLRQHRYMAAPLETRGGLAAYEPAGGELTYHASAHAPHLMRMVLAAHLRLPPHRVRVVVPDMGGSFGSKWGITREDLLVCAAAVRTGRPVRWIEDRRENLLVGGHARDESLHLEAAVRADGTLLGLRARLVMDVGAYSVIPMNPAFFTLALRLLIPGPYRVPAYDFEVSTVCTNKGPYVAYRGPWAVETWAREVLLDIIAGELGLAPEEIRRRNLVTPAEQPYRTAAGWRLDGTRASATLDRALELADLPRFRAEQRRARERGEVLGFGLATFIEPSPGGAEFLAMSGGGKETARVRVEPTGEVSLFTSQIPHGQGHETTLAQVVAAEFGLPYTAVRVVHGDTDATPFSMVGTGGSRSATFGSGAAVRAARAVRDQVLRLASGMLGAPPEELELGGGRVFVRERPATGLTMVQLAGMVSLAPAYLPPDTPTELAATATHDGADGGFAQATHCCWVRVDPGTGQVAVTRYLVVEDCGSMINPAVVEGQIRGGTAQGLGGVLHERLHYDAAARPLTGTLRDYLLPTAADVPPIEIVHLGPEPGAGPPDYRGVGEGGAICAPPAITNALSDALGTEITQQSVTPSFVLAALRKAGATPPDLLDR; encoded by the coding sequence ATGAGCGGCGTACCCGAGGAGGGCCGGATCGGCAGCCCGGCCCGGCGGATCGAGGACCCGCGCCTGCTGACCGGCCGGGGCCGGTACGTGGCCGACCTGACCGCCCCGCACCTGGCCCACGCGGCGTTCCTCCGCAGCACCGTCCCGCACGCCCGGATCACCGTGGACGCCTCGGCGGCCCGTACCGCCCCCGGGGTGGTCGCCGTCTTCACGGCGGCGGACCTCGCCGGGACGCTCGGCCCGGTCAGCTTCGACGCCTCGATCCCCGGGATGACCCAGCTCGTGCACACCGCGCTCGCCGACGACCGGGTGCGGCTGGTCGGCGACCCGGTGGCCATGGTGGTGGCGGAGAGCCGCTACCTGGCCGAGGACGCGCTGGAGCTGATCGAGGTCCGGTACGACGAGCTGCCCCCGGTGCCGGACGTGGCGACCGCCCTCGACCCGGCCGCCCCGGCCCTGTACGACGTGGCGCCCGGCAACGTGCCGTACCACGACACCGCGCGGTACGGCGACGTCGACGGCGCCTTCCGCCGCGCGGACCGGGTGATCGGCCGGACGCTGCGGCAGCACCGGTACATGGCCGCGCCGCTGGAGACCCGGGGCGGGCTGGCCGCGTACGAGCCGGCCGGCGGCGAGCTGACGTACCACGCCAGCGCGCACGCGCCGCACCTCATGCGGATGGTGCTCGCCGCGCACCTGCGGCTGCCGCCGCACCGGGTCCGGGTGGTGGTGCCGGACATGGGTGGCTCGTTCGGGTCTAAGTGGGGCATCACCCGGGAGGACCTGCTGGTGTGCGCGGCCGCCGTGCGCACCGGCCGGCCCGTGCGGTGGATCGAGGACCGCCGGGAGAACCTGCTGGTCGGCGGGCACGCCCGGGACGAGTCGCTGCACCTGGAGGCGGCGGTACGGGCGGACGGCACCCTGCTCGGGCTGCGGGCGAGGCTCGTCATGGATGTCGGGGCGTACTCGGTCATCCCCATGAACCCGGCGTTCTTCACGCTGGCGCTGCGGCTGCTGATCCCCGGCCCCTACCGGGTGCCCGCGTACGACTTCGAGGTCAGCACGGTCTGCACGAACAAGGGGCCGTACGTGGCGTACCGGGGGCCGTGGGCGGTGGAGACCTGGGCGCGGGAGGTGCTGCTCGACATCATCGCCGGTGAGCTGGGGCTGGCGCCGGAGGAGATCCGCCGGCGCAACCTGGTCACCCCGGCCGAGCAGCCGTACCGGACGGCGGCCGGGTGGCGGCTGGACGGGACGCGGGCGTCGGCCACCCTGGACCGGGCGCTGGAGCTGGCCGACCTGCCCCGGTTCCGGGCCGAGCAGCGGCGCGCCCGGGAGCGCGGCGAGGTGCTCGGCTTCGGGCTGGCCACCTTCATCGAGCCGTCGCCGGGCGGTGCCGAGTTCCTCGCCATGTCCGGCGGCGGCAAGGAGACCGCCCGGGTCCGCGTCGAGCCGACCGGCGAGGTCTCCCTGTTCACCTCGCAGATCCCGCACGGGCAGGGGCACGAGACCACGCTCGCGCAGGTGGTGGCGGCCGAGTTCGGGCTGCCGTACACGGCCGTGCGGGTGGTGCACGGTGACACCGACGCCACCCCGTTCAGCATGGTGGGCACCGGCGGGAGCCGGTCCGCCACCTTCGGCAGCGGCGCGGCGGTCCGGGCCGCCCGGGCCGTACGCGATCAGGTTCTCCGCCTGGCCAGCGGGATGCTCGGCGCCCCGCCGGAGGAGCTGGAGCTGGGCGGCGGCCGCGTCTTCGTGCGGGAGCGGCCGGCGACCGGGCTGACCATGGTGCAGCTCGCCGGCATGGTCTCCCTGGCCCCGGCCTACCTGCCCCCGGACACGCCGACCGAGCTGGCGGCCACCGCCACCCACGACGGGGCGGACGGCGGGTTCGCCCAGGCCACCCACTGCTGCTGGGTACGGGTGGACCCGGGCACCGGACAGGTCGCGGTCACCCGGTACCTCGTGGTCGAGGACTGCGGCTCGATGATCAATCCAGCCGTGGTCGAGGGGCAGATCCGCGGCGGCACGGCACAGGGACTGGGCGGGGTGCTCCACGAGCGGCTGCACTACGACGCGGCGGCGCGGCCCCTGACCGGCACCCTGCGGGACTATCTGCTGCCCACCGCGGCGGACGTGCCGCCGATCGAGATCGTGCACCTCGGCCCGGAGCCCGGGGCCGGTCCGCCGGACTACCGGGGGGTCGGTGAGGGGGGCGCCATCTGCGCGCCGCCGGCCATCACCAACGCGCTCTCCGACGCGTTGGGCACCGAGATCACCCAGCAGTCGGTGACCCCGTCGTTCGTGCTCGCGGCGCTGCGCAAGGCCGGCGCGACACCCCCGGACCTGCTTGACAGGTAG
- a CDS encoding VOC family protein, translated as MSIKGIKLITVPVSDQDAAKQFYVEQLGFEVSQDSQMGPMRWLEVAPKGSPVSFALLPSVLGVPVGGLKGVQLFTDDLDGDCESLRAAGVKVDGPNARPWGRDANFSDPDGNGFVLMSAHADQ; from the coding sequence ATGAGCATCAAGGGAATCAAGTTGATCACCGTGCCCGTGTCCGACCAGGACGCCGCCAAGCAGTTCTACGTCGAGCAGCTCGGCTTCGAGGTGTCGCAGGACTCCCAGATGGGGCCCATGCGCTGGCTCGAGGTGGCGCCCAAGGGATCGCCGGTCAGCTTCGCGCTGCTGCCGAGCGTGCTGGGTGTGCCCGTGGGCGGCCTCAAGGGCGTCCAGCTCTTCACCGACGACCTCGACGGCGACTGCGAGAGCCTGCGCGCCGCCGGCGTCAAGGTGGACGGGCCGAACGCCCGCCCGTGGGGTCGTGACGCGAACTTCTCCGACCCGGACGGCAACGGCTTCGTCCTCATGTCGGCGCACGCCGACCAGTAG
- a CDS encoding ATP-binding cassette domain-containing protein, whose product MIEAVGLSKSFGKVVALNGLDVRLESGQVAAILGPNGAGKTTFLRMISTLTRPDGGTLRVCGIDVTAEPARVRQLIGLAGQHATVEPALTGRENLQMIARLFGQDRRTARASAEETLERLRLGEAGDRLVRTYSGGMRRRLDLGASLVGRPQVLLLDEPTTGLDPQSRIELWDTIRALTTEGTDVLLTTQYLEEADRLANTILIIDHGQVIASGTAKELKSQAGRDIVEIHVRDREDLDPAVRALTRIGAETPVVDHGSLMASVAVDSGPERLREALHEVSELGVHVEDVALRRPTLDEVFLSLTGSTPAGEPRGAEPRSPESPAGIEPETVSRSSR is encoded by the coding sequence ATGATCGAGGCCGTGGGCCTCAGCAAGTCCTTCGGGAAGGTCGTCGCCCTCAACGGGCTCGACGTGCGCCTGGAGTCCGGCCAGGTCGCCGCGATCCTCGGCCCCAACGGGGCCGGTAAGACCACCTTCCTGCGCATGATCTCCACGCTCACCCGGCCGGACGGCGGCACGCTGCGGGTCTGCGGCATCGACGTGACCGCCGAGCCGGCCCGGGTCCGCCAGCTCATCGGCCTCGCCGGGCAGCACGCGACGGTCGAGCCCGCGCTGACCGGGCGGGAGAACCTCCAGATGATCGCCCGGCTGTTCGGCCAGGACCGGCGTACCGCCCGGGCCAGCGCCGAGGAGACGCTGGAGCGCCTGCGCCTCGGCGAGGCCGGCGACCGGCTGGTCCGCACCTACTCCGGCGGCATGCGGCGCCGGCTCGACCTGGGCGCCAGCCTGGTCGGCCGCCCGCAGGTGCTGCTGCTCGACGAGCCCACCACCGGGCTCGACCCGCAGAGCCGGATCGAGCTGTGGGACACCATCCGGGCGCTCACCACCGAGGGCACCGACGTGCTGCTCACCACGCAGTACCTGGAGGAGGCGGACCGGCTCGCCAACACCATCCTGATCATCGACCACGGGCAGGTGATCGCCTCCGGCACGGCCAAGGAGCTGAAGAGCCAGGCCGGCCGCGACATCGTGGAGATCCACGTCCGCGACCGGGAGGATCTCGACCCGGCCGTGCGGGCGCTGACCCGGATCGGCGCCGAGACGCCTGTCGTCGACCACGGCTCGCTGATGGCCTCGGTGGCGGTCGACTCCGGTCCGGAGCGGCTCCGCGAGGCGTTGCACGAGGTCAGCGAGCTGGGCGTGCACGTCGAGGACGTGGCCCTGCGCCGGCCCACGCTCGACGAGGTGTTCCTGTCGCTGACCGGGTCGACCCCGGCGGGCGAGCCCCGTGGCGCCGAGCCGCGGTCGCCCGAGTCCCCCGCGGGCATCGAGCCCGAGACCGTGTCGAGGAGTTCCCGATGA
- a CDS encoding ABC transporter permease encodes MTAVAAPHPANNARLLPSVGVLTGRALRIYRRTPQLLILRIVQSVAFLLIFRYVFGGAIGTGTMRYVDFMAPGLLTVGIMFATIGTALGVAEDHVGGLFDRLRSLPMPRSAVLTGRVLADLAMTVAVLIPTIAIAFVVGMRVHTDWGSALGALGLLVLFGFAFVWIFVAVGLLAGSVQAAQGISFIVMPISFASSAFVPTSSMPGWLQAFTEHQPVTVVVNAVRTLTQGAPAEALLGHSTGYYVTRALIWIIALTVVFAGLAIARYRSR; translated from the coding sequence ATGACCGCCGTGGCCGCGCCGCACCCGGCCAACAACGCCCGCCTGCTGCCCAGCGTCGGCGTGCTCACCGGTCGCGCCCTGCGCATCTACCGGCGCACGCCCCAACTGCTGATCCTGCGCATCGTGCAGTCGGTGGCGTTCCTGCTGATCTTCCGGTACGTGTTCGGTGGCGCGATCGGCACCGGCACGATGCGCTACGTCGACTTCATGGCGCCCGGCCTGCTCACGGTGGGGATCATGTTCGCCACGATCGGCACCGCGCTCGGCGTGGCCGAGGACCACGTCGGCGGCCTCTTCGACCGGCTGCGGTCGCTGCCCATGCCGCGCAGCGCCGTGCTCACCGGCCGGGTCCTCGCCGACCTCGCCATGACCGTCGCGGTGCTCATCCCGACCATCGCCATCGCCTTCGTGGTGGGGATGCGGGTGCACACCGACTGGGGCTCCGCGCTCGGCGCGCTGGGCCTCCTGGTGCTCTTCGGGTTCGCCTTCGTCTGGATCTTCGTGGCGGTCGGGCTGCTGGCCGGCAGCGTCCAGGCGGCGCAGGGCATCTCGTTCATCGTGATGCCGATCAGCTTCGCGTCCAGCGCCTTCGTGCCGACCTCCAGCATGCCGGGCTGGCTCCAGGCGTTCACCGAGCACCAGCCCGTGACGGTGGTGGTCAACGCGGTCCGCACCCTCACCCAGGGCGCCCCCGCCGAGGCGCTGCTCGGCCACAGCACCGGCTACTACGTCACCCGGGCGCTGATCTGGATCATCGCACTGACCGTGGTCTTCGCGGGCCTGGCCATCGCCCGCTACCGGAGCCGCTGA
- a CDS encoding VOC family protein encodes MTITQIRLITVSVSDQDRAKAFYADVLGLTVVQDLTMGPMRWLQVGPEKGATGIVLVPGRTGFGPGDLQGVQLETNDLDADCARLRAAGVAVDGPHDRPWGRDATFVDPDGNGFVLVTRESGG; translated from the coding sequence ATGACCATCACCCAGATCAGGCTCATCACGGTCTCCGTGTCGGACCAGGACCGGGCGAAGGCGTTCTACGCCGACGTGCTGGGGTTGACGGTCGTGCAGGACCTGACCATGGGGCCGATGCGCTGGTTGCAGGTGGGTCCCGAGAAGGGCGCCACTGGTATCGTTCTGGTGCCGGGTCGCACCGGTTTCGGGCCAGGTGACCTCCAGGGAGTCCAGTTGGAGACCAACGACCTCGACGCCGACTGCGCGCGCCTGCGCGCCGCGGGCGTGGCGGTCGACGGCCCGCACGACCGGCCGTGGGGCCGCGACGCCACATTCGTCGACCCCGACGGCAACGGCTTCGTCCTCGTCACTCGCGAATCGGGCGGCTGA
- a CDS encoding ArsR/SmtB family transcription factor, with the protein MSPATGVDVFAALASPVRRDLIRLLRDGGPQSVQDLAASFDMRRPSVSEHLKVLRDAGLVTERRSGRKRLYRLEPEPLMDLRDWLTPYERFWRERMSDFAALVAEESATEGKPV; encoded by the coding sequence ATGTCCCCCGCCACGGGAGTGGACGTCTTCGCGGCCCTGGCCAGCCCGGTGCGGCGCGACCTCATCCGGCTGCTGCGCGACGGCGGCCCGCAGTCGGTGCAGGACCTGGCCGCCTCGTTCGACATGCGCCGGCCCAGCGTCTCCGAGCACCTCAAGGTGCTCCGCGACGCCGGCCTGGTGACCGAGCGCCGCAGCGGCCGGAAGCGGCTCTACCGGCTGGAGCCGGAGCCGCTCATGGACCTGCGCGACTGGCTCACCCCCTACGAGCGGTTCTGGCGTGAGCGGATGAGCGACTTCGCCGCGCTGGTCGCCGAGGAGTCCGCGACCGAGGGGAAGCCGGTGTGA
- a CDS encoding SRPBCC family protein produces the protein MTEPDKIEVDQFLPYPPAQVWRILVDPDLMARWLMPNDFKPVVGHQFTFQAKPMPALHFAGTIHCEVLAVEPERLLQITWADRSGSGLDSVVTWRLEPEGRGTRMLMEHSGFDLDSPFQAVAHRTMGSGWRSSVVRSMLTVLEQES, from the coding sequence GTGACCGAACCTGACAAGATCGAAGTCGACCAGTTCCTGCCGTACCCGCCGGCACAGGTGTGGCGGATCCTGGTCGATCCCGATCTGATGGCCCGCTGGCTGATGCCCAACGACTTCAAGCCGGTGGTCGGTCACCAGTTCACCTTCCAGGCCAAACCCATGCCGGCGCTGCACTTCGCCGGCACCATCCACTGCGAGGTCCTCGCCGTCGAGCCGGAACGGCTGCTCCAGATCACCTGGGCCGACCGCAGCGGCAGCGGCCTCGACTCGGTCGTCACCTGGCGGCTGGAGCCCGAGGGTCGGGGCACCCGGATGCTGATGGAGCACTCCGGCTTCGACCTCGACAGCCCGTTCCAGGCCGTCGCCCACCGCACCATGGGCAGCGGCTGGCGCTCCTCCGTGGTGCGCTCCATGCTCACCGTGCTGGAGCAGGAGTCCTGA
- a CDS encoding cytochrome P450 gives MSSDDPAPAYPFTRDVGLTIDKRYRQLLHERPVSRVTLPYGGEAWLVLDHAANRTVLADRRFSRAKILGADLPRMFPQPMTQVSLLSMDPPDHTRIRRLVAKPFSQRRVEQLRPEIGRHVDLLLDDVERAGAPADLMSLVAARLPLRVICLILGVPEEDRAQFDAWSETAMSIFTRTREETAEALGHLSRYIAGLVAQRRVRPTDDLLSELVAARDGTDRLSEDELVFLGVTLLVVGHETAEKQVGNLVYTLLTHPDELAGLRKRPDAVPAAVEELLRYIPVQTAHGVFPRVATEDVRLGDVLIRAGETVFPFSSVANHDPRAFDHPDELDFDRESNLHLAFGHGIHACLGSQLARLELQELVRRLLDRFPELALAVPEAELAWSTEGFVRGLRALPVTW, from the coding sequence GTGAGTAGTGACGATCCGGCCCCCGCGTACCCGTTCACCCGGGACGTCGGCCTGACCATCGACAAGCGGTACCGGCAGCTCCTGCACGAGCGGCCGGTCTCCCGGGTGACCCTCCCGTACGGCGGCGAGGCCTGGCTGGTGCTGGACCACGCGGCGAACCGGACCGTGCTGGCCGACCGCCGGTTCAGCCGGGCGAAGATCCTCGGCGCCGACCTGCCCCGGATGTTCCCCCAGCCGATGACGCAGGTGTCCCTGCTCAGCATGGACCCGCCCGACCACACCCGGATCCGCCGCCTGGTGGCGAAGCCGTTCTCCCAGCGCCGGGTCGAGCAGCTACGGCCGGAGATCGGCCGGCACGTCGACCTGCTGCTCGACGACGTCGAGCGGGCCGGCGCCCCGGCGGACCTGATGTCGCTGGTCGCCGCCCGGCTGCCGCTGCGGGTGATCTGCCTGATCCTGGGCGTCCCCGAGGAGGACCGGGCGCAGTTCGACGCCTGGTCCGAGACCGCCATGTCGATCTTCACCCGGACCCGGGAGGAGACCGCCGAGGCGCTCGGCCACCTCTCCCGCTACATCGCCGGGCTGGTCGCGCAGCGCCGCGTACGCCCCACCGACGACCTGCTCAGCGAGCTGGTGGCGGCCCGGGACGGCACCGACCGGCTCAGCGAGGACGAGCTGGTCTTCCTCGGGGTGACCCTGCTGGTGGTCGGGCACGAGACCGCGGAGAAGCAGGTCGGCAACCTGGTCTACACGCTGCTGACCCATCCCGACGAGCTGGCCGGGCTGCGCAAGCGCCCGGACGCGGTGCCCGCCGCGGTGGAGGAACTGCTCCGCTACATCCCGGTGCAGACCGCGCACGGCGTCTTCCCCCGGGTCGCCACCGAGGACGTGCGGCTCGGTGACGTGCTGATCCGGGCCGGGGAGACGGTCTTCCCGTTCTCCTCGGTCGCCAACCACGACCCCCGGGCCTTCGACCACCCCGACGAGCTGGACTTCGACCGGGAGTCGAACCTGCACCTCGCCTTCGGCCACGGCATCCACGCCTGTCTCGGCTCGCAGCTCGCCCGGCTCGAACTCCAGGAGCTGGTCCGGCGACTGCTCGACCGCTTCCCGGAGCTGGCGCTGGCCGTCCCCGAGGCCGAGCTGGCCTGGAGCACGGAGGGATTCGTCCGAGGTCTGCGGGCGCTGCCGGTCACCTGGTGA
- a CDS encoding cytochrome P450, which translates to MSTQSDATGTRHATFPFPQDDPCLPPPEYARLRADEPVTQVVLPTGDRAWLVTRHADVLTVLGDERFSRRALTGPDAPKLAPIPPMPSLFYLDPPDHTRIRRLAARAFDPARLARLRPRVDRVVAAHLDRLAAADQPADLLATVARPLPLAVVATVLGVPEDEYEPFAGWIRTAFSFGAVPPDEQMAAMGGLQQYLAALVGSRRKEPAEDALSDLVAPTGDDQLADHELVALVFDLIGAGDQPVTAEIVHLVLNLLRDPARLPALHAEPELVPGAVEELLRHSQSAGGGLGSVRIAVADVELSGVTIPAGDPVIPSFNAANFDESVFPDADRIDLARRPNPHLTFAQGIHHCLGAPVGRMELTALLGGLARDFPSLRLAVPEDQLQWLPVPAFRTPGAIPVHW; encoded by the coding sequence ATGAGCACCCAGTCCGACGCGACCGGCACGCGCCACGCCACCTTCCCGTTCCCCCAGGACGACCCCTGCCTGCCGCCGCCGGAGTACGCCCGGCTCCGGGCCGACGAGCCGGTCACCCAGGTGGTCCTGCCCACCGGTGACCGGGCCTGGCTGGTCACCCGGCACGCCGACGTGCTCACCGTGCTCGGCGACGAGCGGTTCAGCCGCCGGGCACTGACCGGCCCGGACGCGCCGAAACTGGCCCCGATCCCACCGATGCCGTCGCTGTTCTACCTCGATCCGCCGGACCACACCCGGATCCGCCGGCTGGCCGCCCGGGCCTTCGACCCGGCCCGGCTGGCCCGGCTGCGGCCCCGGGTCGACCGGGTCGTCGCCGCCCACCTGGACCGGCTGGCGGCCGCCGACCAGCCGGCCGACCTGCTCGCCACGGTGGCCCGGCCGCTGCCGCTCGCGGTGGTCGCCACGGTGCTCGGCGTGCCCGAGGACGAGTACGAGCCGTTCGCCGGCTGGATCCGCACCGCCTTCAGCTTCGGCGCCGTCCCGCCCGACGAGCAGATGGCGGCCATGGGCGGCCTCCAGCAGTACCTGGCGGCGCTCGTCGGCAGCCGGCGCAAGGAACCGGCCGAGGACGCGCTCAGCGACCTGGTGGCCCCGACCGGCGACGACCAGCTCGCCGACCACGAGCTGGTGGCGCTGGTCTTCGACCTGATCGGCGCGGGCGACCAGCCGGTCACCGCGGAGATCGTGCACCTGGTGCTCAACCTGCTGCGCGATCCCGCCCGGCTGCCGGCCCTCCACGCCGAGCCGGAGCTGGTGCCGGGCGCCGTCGAGGAACTGCTCCGGCACTCCCAGTCCGCCGGCGGCGGCCTCGGCTCGGTGCGGATCGCCGTGGCCGACGTGGAGCTGTCCGGCGTCACCATCCCGGCCGGCGACCCGGTGATCCCCTCCTTCAACGCCGCCAACTTCGACGAGTCGGTCTTCCCGGACGCGGACCGGATCGACCTGGCGCGGCGGCCCAACCCGCACCTGACCTTCGCCCAGGGCATCCACCACTGCCTCGGCGCCCCGGTCGGCCGGATGGAGCTGACCGCGCTGCTCGGCGGCCTGGCCCGGGACTTCCCGAGCCTGCGGCTGGCGGTGCCCGAGGACCAGCTCCAGTGGCTGCCGGTGCCCGCGTTCCGGACCCCGGGCGCGATCCCCGTGCACTGGTGA
- a CDS encoding class I SAM-dependent methyltransferase yields the protein MNQPTLTSEAQQPPGPPGQLDMSALMAFMQRFVGDVSAAGVVVMCALGSRLGLFADLARSGPATAGELARRTGNHERYVREWALALASAAYLTRDAEGRYALPPGPAAALGDENGPFYMGDMAQLVPALSAVLDGVIEGFRTGSGLHPEEYPAELFETIWHKDANRLGKVLVPQWVVAVDGLTEQLTVGGRVAQVHCGDGRALILLAQAFPKLELVGYDPVEINVRRARAEAAAAGVADRIRFSTADPAEDLDGGLALVLAIDVLHEAPDPAALLRRIHDSLQSHGVFLLLATNGEDVPLAGAGPVSSMLYAISTLQHVPQGLAAGAADPAGLMGLPPALLHRLCEEAGFTTVEKLMEPSPFNTLYELRA from the coding sequence GTGAACCAGCCCACCCTGACCTCCGAAGCCCAGCAGCCGCCCGGCCCGCCGGGGCAGTTGGACATGTCCGCGCTGATGGCCTTCATGCAGCGTTTCGTCGGCGACGTGTCGGCGGCCGGCGTGGTCGTCATGTGCGCCCTCGGCAGCCGGCTCGGCCTCTTCGCCGACCTGGCCCGCTCGGGGCCGGCCACCGCCGGGGAACTCGCCCGCCGCACCGGCAACCACGAGCGGTACGTCCGCGAGTGGGCGCTGGCCCTGGCCAGCGCCGCCTACCTCACCCGGGACGCCGAGGGCCGGTACGCCCTGCCGCCCGGCCCGGCCGCCGCCCTCGGTGACGAGAACGGGCCGTTCTACATGGGGGACATGGCCCAGCTCGTGCCCGCGCTGTCGGCGGTGCTGGACGGTGTGATCGAGGGCTTCCGCACCGGCTCCGGGCTGCACCCCGAGGAGTACCCGGCGGAGCTGTTCGAGACCATCTGGCACAAGGACGCCAACCGCCTCGGCAAGGTGCTCGTCCCGCAGTGGGTGGTCGCGGTGGACGGGCTCACCGAGCAGCTCACCGTCGGCGGGCGGGTGGCGCAGGTGCACTGCGGCGACGGCCGGGCGCTGATCCTGCTCGCCCAGGCCTTCCCGAAGCTCGAACTCGTCGGATACGACCCAGTCGAGATCAACGTCCGCCGGGCCCGCGCCGAGGCGGCGGCGGCCGGCGTGGCGGACCGGATCCGGTTCAGCACCGCCGACCCGGCCGAGGACCTCGACGGCGGGCTGGCGCTCGTGCTGGCGATCGACGTGCTGCACGAGGCGCCCGACCCGGCCGCGCTGCTGCGCCGCATCCACGACTCCCTCCAGTCGCACGGGGTGTTCCTGCTGCTGGCCACCAACGGCGAGGACGTGCCGCTGGCCGGCGCCGGCCCGGTGAGCAGCATGCTCTACGCGATCAGCACCCTCCAGCACGTGCCGCAGGGCCTCGCGGCCGGCGCCGCCGACCCGGCCGGACTGATGGGGCTGCCGCCGGCGCTGCTGCACCGGCTGTGCGAGGAGGCCGGCTTCACGACCGTCGAGAAGCTGATGGAGCCCAGCCCGTTCAACACCCTCTACGAGCTCCGGGCCTGA